Proteins from a genomic interval of Lycium barbarum isolate Lr01 unplaced genomic scaffold, ASM1917538v2 unchr_scaffold_07, whole genome shotgun sequence:
- the LOC132625598 gene encoding leucine-rich repeat extensin-like protein 1 codes for MDTDDMFLPILPVTPVLNPSPAHVYLDPSTPEHSTVADLPNVADSSPTPSPSDALDQEIDLPTPIPAEIEDNHIPPIPEPPPPAATEPPQPIFQKPLSNPRKTSRVIKPPVWHSDYITPTTYKCSYPMAHSLSYAGLSHACQAYLSVVSSTIEPTSFKEAS; via the coding sequence ATGGACACTGATGATATGTTTCTTCCTATCCTACCTGTGACTCCTGTCCTCAATCCCTCACCAGCACATGTCTACCTTGATCCTTCTACTCCTGAGCATTCTACTGTTGCTGACTTACCTAATGTTGCAGACTCATCTCCTACTCCTTCTCCCTCAGATGCCTTAGATCAAGAGATTGACCTGCCTACTCCTATACCAGCAGAGATTGAGGACAATCACATCCCTCCTATCCCAGAACCACCACCACCTGCTGCCACTGAACCACCTCAACCAATCTTTCAAAAGCCTTTGTCAAATCCTAGAAAGACATCCAGAGTCATCAAACCTCCAGTCTGGCATAGTGACTATATAACTCCCACAACCTACAAGTGTTCATACCCTATGGCACATAGTCTATCATATGCAGGTCTGTCCCATGCTTGCCAAGCTTACTTGAGTGTTGTTTCCTCAACCATAGAACCAACAAGTTTCAAGGAAGCTTCTTAA